A single Glycine soja cultivar W05 chromosome 14, ASM419377v2, whole genome shotgun sequence DNA region contains:
- the LOC114384038 gene encoding uncharacterized protein LOC114384038, giving the protein MVYGKSCHLPVEMEYKAYWALKFLNFDEAISREQRRLQLLELEEMRSTAYESLKLYKERVKKYHDKKLLKKDFHPGQQVLLFNSRLKLFSGKLKSKWSGSFTIKKV; this is encoded by the coding sequence ATGGTGTATGGCAAGTCTTGTCACTTACCAGTGGAGATGGAATATAAAGCATACTGGGCCTTGaagtttttgaactttgatgaagCCATATCCAGAGAACAAAGGAGGCTGCAGCTTTTGGAGTTGGAAGAGATGAGATCAACTGCTTATGAATCCTTAAAGCTGTATAAAGAAAGGGTAAAAAAGTATCATGATAAAAAGCTGCTCAAGAAGGACTTTCATCCAGGACAACAGGTGTTGCTGTTCAACTCGAGACTTAAATTGTTTTCTGGAAAGCTTAAATCGAAATGGTCGGGATCATTTACTATCAAGAAAGTCTGA